A stretch of the uncultured Desulfobacter sp. genome encodes the following:
- a CDS encoding enoyl-CoA hydratase-related protein, protein MSFENIILEMNNAIAMISFNRPKALNALNNALLDELDIALDQVLDNDEIRVLILTGSGDKSFVAGADISELTQMDALAAKYFSRKGQKIFSKIEALPFPAIAAVNGFALGGGSEVALACDFIYASEKAIFGLPEINLGLIPGFGGTQRLSRVVGKNRAKEMIFTGSNITADKALEYGMVNQVCPHESLMDEVKKTAQRIAAKGCVSLRAAKEAVQTGLGCDLETGCLIENDAFAIAFASADAKEGTSAFLEKRKPEFKGTLK, encoded by the coding sequence ATGTCATTTGAAAACATTATTCTTGAGATGAACAATGCCATTGCCATGATCTCTTTTAATCGGCCCAAAGCCTTAAATGCCCTGAACAATGCACTGCTTGATGAACTTGATATCGCCTTGGACCAGGTGCTGGATAATGATGAAATCCGGGTGCTCATTTTAACAGGTTCCGGAGACAAATCATTTGTAGCAGGTGCAGATATCTCAGAACTGACCCAAATGGACGCATTGGCAGCAAAATACTTCTCCCGCAAAGGCCAGAAAATATTCTCCAAGATTGAAGCTCTGCCCTTCCCGGCCATAGCCGCCGTAAACGGGTTTGCCCTGGGCGGCGGCAGTGAAGTTGCCCTGGCCTGTGATTTTATCTATGCTTCGGAAAAAGCGATATTTGGACTGCCCGAAATCAATCTGGGCCTGATTCCCGGTTTTGGCGGCACCCAGCGCCTTTCCAGGGTTGTGGGAAAAAACAGGGCCAAGGAGATGATTTTCACCGGAAGCAATATTACTGCTGACAAAGCCCTGGAATATGGTATGGTTAACCAGGTGTGTCCCCATGAATCCCTTATGGACGAAGTCAAAAAAACAGCCCAACGCATTGCAGCCAAAGGATGTGTTTCCTTAAGAGCCGCGAAAGAAGCTGTACAGACCGGACTGGGTTGCGACCTTGAAACCGGATGCCTGATTGAAAACGACGCCTTTGCCATAGCCTTTGCAAGCGCTGATGCCAAAGAAGGCACATCCGCATTTTTGGAAAAAAGAAAACCTGAATTCAAAGGCACACTTAAGTAA
- the mutS gene encoding DNA mismatch repair protein MutS: MVKKKQTPMMAQYLAIKETCQDAILFYRMGDFYEMFLEDAVKAAGILEIALTSRNKNDPEPVPMCGVPYKAADLYIAKLIAKGCKVAVCEQVEEPSQAKGLVKREIIRVITPGMVLNASLLDRGTNNFLVALSKTSEHAGLACIDISTGSFTTCQVKRTSGGIPHTLLDEALKLSPKEVLLPDSFKSDPAMAVIRKTFSHIEITYLDNYTFRSDNARQLLTEQFATRSLEGFGIERMQACISAAGAAISYVRDTQLADTSHIYKINSYNLNDFMVIDDRSCKNLELLTNIQTQSPKGSLIHILDKTVTAMGGRLIKQWIRYPLVDKDLIQQRLGAIEELIGAPAAHQALGDLLKSVYDLERLGSRISMGQGNARDMLSLKNSLSVLPDLFKEIKAFKSPILNGEGLDEKQSLVQELEALAQLIGKAIREDAVHVLNEGNLINDGYSPELDELLAITRDGKSWIAKTEKKEKENTGLSSLKIKYNKVFGYFIEVSKAQSAQVPDHYIRKQTLVNAERFITQDMKAVEDTIFNAQERRNALEYEIFCTVREKVAQRAKDILTMAQFVAAVDVVQGLARAAVENSYVKPKINDDRCIDIRDGRHPVVEKLIQGERYVPNSISLDDTQCQQILITGPNMAGKSTVLRQVALTVLMAQMGSFVPAAASSICITDRIFTRVGALDNLSSGQSTFMVEMEETANIVNNATEKSLVILDEIGRGTSTYDGMSIAWAVAEYLHDLNGKGVKTLFATHYHELLQLEEIKPRIKNYNIEVKEFDDNIVFLRSLVKGGTNRSYGIQVARLAGVPDDIINLAKSVLASAEHHPMTPVPSARPVKKKKGTKKRNTNGQMNLFGPSDDDLRQMLHNVDIAQMTPLDALNFLNELKGKVEA; the protein is encoded by the coding sequence ATGGTCAAAAAAAAACAAACACCCATGATGGCTCAATATCTGGCCATCAAAGAAACCTGTCAGGACGCCATACTTTTTTACCGAATGGGGGACTTTTATGAGATGTTTCTCGAGGATGCCGTTAAGGCGGCCGGCATCCTTGAAATCGCATTAACCTCCCGGAATAAAAACGACCCCGAACCCGTTCCCATGTGTGGTGTGCCTTACAAGGCAGCCGATCTTTATATTGCCAAACTCATTGCAAAGGGCTGCAAGGTTGCGGTGTGTGAGCAAGTGGAGGAGCCCTCCCAGGCCAAGGGGCTTGTCAAACGCGAAATTATCCGGGTCATCACCCCAGGCATGGTCCTCAACGCTTCCCTTCTGGACCGGGGAACCAACAACTTTTTGGTTGCACTCTCCAAAACATCCGAGCACGCAGGTCTTGCCTGCATTGACATCTCCACAGGCAGCTTTACCACCTGCCAGGTAAAACGAACTTCGGGAGGCATCCCACACACCCTTTTAGATGAAGCCTTAAAACTGTCCCCCAAAGAGGTGCTTCTGCCGGACAGCTTCAAGTCCGATCCGGCCATGGCCGTCATCAGAAAAACATTCTCCCATATTGAAATCACTTATCTGGACAACTATACGTTCCGCTCTGACAATGCCCGGCAGCTTCTGACAGAACAATTTGCCACCCGCAGCCTCGAAGGATTCGGCATTGAACGTATGCAGGCCTGCATCTCTGCCGCAGGCGCCGCCATATCCTATGTGCGAGATACCCAGTTGGCGGACACCAGCCATATTTATAAAATCAATTCATATAACCTTAATGATTTTATGGTTATTGATGACAGGTCCTGCAAAAACCTTGAGCTGCTGACCAATATCCAGACCCAGAGCCCCAAAGGCTCTTTGATTCACATTCTGGACAAAACCGTTACGGCCATGGGCGGCAGGCTGATTAAACAGTGGATCAGATACCCTTTGGTGGACAAAGACCTGATACAACAGCGACTTGGTGCCATAGAAGAACTAATTGGCGCACCCGCCGCCCACCAGGCACTCGGCGACCTGCTTAAATCCGTATATGATCTTGAACGTTTGGGCTCGCGCATTTCCATGGGTCAGGGCAATGCCCGGGACATGCTTTCCCTTAAAAATTCGCTGTCTGTGCTGCCGGACTTGTTCAAGGAGATCAAAGCATTTAAAAGCCCGATCCTCAACGGTGAAGGCTTGGACGAAAAACAGTCCCTGGTTCAGGAATTAGAAGCGCTGGCCCAATTGATCGGCAAAGCCATCCGGGAAGATGCCGTTCACGTGCTCAACGAAGGCAACCTGATCAATGACGGATACAGCCCGGAACTGGACGAGCTTTTAGCGATCACCCGGGACGGGAAATCCTGGATTGCAAAAACAGAAAAAAAAGAGAAGGAAAATACAGGACTCTCCTCGCTCAAGATTAAATACAATAAGGTGTTCGGGTATTTCATCGAAGTATCCAAAGCGCAGTCTGCCCAGGTACCGGATCACTATATCCGGAAACAGACCCTTGTCAATGCCGAGCGGTTTATCACCCAGGATATGAAAGCGGTGGAAGATACCATATTCAATGCCCAGGAACGCCGAAACGCCCTGGAATATGAAATTTTCTGCACGGTCAGAGAGAAAGTGGCCCAACGGGCAAAGGATATTCTGACCATGGCGCAGTTTGTTGCCGCCGTCGACGTGGTCCAGGGACTTGCCAGGGCTGCCGTTGAAAATTCCTATGTAAAGCCTAAGATCAATGATGACCGCTGCATTGATATCCGGGACGGCAGGCACCCGGTGGTTGAAAAACTCATCCAGGGTGAACGGTATGTGCCCAATTCCATTTCCCTCGATGACACCCAGTGCCAGCAGATTCTGATCACCGGGCCCAACATGGCCGGCAAATCCACGGTGCTGCGTCAGGTGGCCTTAACAGTCCTCATGGCCCAAATGGGATCGTTCGTGCCGGCGGCCGCATCTTCTATCTGCATCACCGACCGGATATTCACCCGGGTGGGAGCACTGGACAATCTCTCCTCCGGACAGAGTACATTCATGGTTGAGATGGAAGAAACCGCCAATATTGTCAATAATGCCACGGAAAAAAGCCTGGTTATCCTGGATGAAATCGGCAGAGGCACATCCACCTACGACGGCATGAGCATTGCCTGGGCCGTCGCCGAGTACCTGCACGACCTGAATGGTAAAGGGGTAAAAACCCTCTTTGCCACCCATTACCATGAACTGCTCCAGCTTGAAGAGATCAAACCCCGGATCAAAAATTATAATATTGAGGTCAAGGAATTCGATGACAACATTGTGTTTCTTCGCAGCCTTGTCAAAGGGGGGACCAACCGCAGCTACGGCATCCAGGTGGCACGCCTGGCAGGCGTGCCCGATGATATCATTAATCTTGCCAAATCGGTTCTGGCTTCTGCAGAACACCACCCCATGACACCTGTGCCTTCGGCACGGCCCGTCAAAAAGAAAAAAGGAACTAAAAAAAGGAACACAAACGGTCAGATGAACCTGTTCGGTCCCTCGGACGATGATCTGCGGCAAATGCTGCACAATGTGGATATTGCCCAAATGACTCCCCTTGACGCTTTGAACTTTCTAAATGAACTCAAAGGCAAGGTTGAGGCATGA
- a CDS encoding ACT domain-containing protein gives MAEQISIFIENKEGRLAEVTAILRDAGVNIRALSLADTTDFGVLRLIVNENEKATAALRDQGFTVGKTRVLAVEVNDEPGGLNQVLDPLSEQGVNVEYMYAFANPQCKNAIMIFRFDDIEKAKIILAQQGIKVIDKKEISNL, from the coding sequence ATGGCTGAACAGATATCCATATTCATAGAAAATAAAGAAGGGCGTCTTGCTGAAGTCACTGCCATTTTGAGGGATGCCGGGGTAAATATACGGGCGCTTTCCCTGGCAGACACCACGGATTTTGGTGTGCTTCGGCTGATTGTCAATGAGAATGAAAAAGCAACGGCAGCCCTGAGGGATCAGGGATTTACCGTAGGCAAAACCCGTGTTCTGGCAGTGGAAGTAAACGATGAACCCGGTGGCCTGAACCAGGTATTGGATCCTTTAAGTGAACAAGGGGTCAACGTGGAATACATGTACGCATTTGCCAATCCCCAATGCAAAAACGCCATCATGATTTTCCGCTTTGATGACATTGAGAAAGCAAAAATTATTTTAGCACAACAGGGTATTAAGGTTATAGATAAAAAGGAAATCTCAAACCTTTAA
- a CDS encoding N-acetylmuramoyl-L-alanine amidase, whose protein sequence is MNTAPNRIFTVIILILTGLCLLSRPNGTALAADTAKVRYLAADTCLKKLKRSSVDINKVSAWLNCIEKYKSIHSDFPGNSWAPAGLYKAAELYFQLAKRSGNAHWNSQADDIIARIKRFYPQSAYRARARTLAAAHSSRPRQNNRDIKTKRSQKALTRNDKAIAEYHKQKLAQAEAADTGEYKQPSDIVSDIIEKNTQDTAYCDPVADKQNETDPPPKGDTTITDLRFWSNPEYTRVVVNAKSERKYTHKLLKKDPLLHVPFQRLYVDIDQARLGRNVPEHTPINDDLLKQARAGQFAPHTVRVVVDIKDFDNYKIFSLKDPFRIVIDLWGKNATGPMDQIVDAAPGTKPLDEKPDRVTTDNLKSSDIARQLALGVRKIVIDPGHGGKDPGAPGYIKGVWEKDIVLKLATTLAEKLRSRLNCEVLLTRTTDRKLTLEERTAIANTQRADLFISMHCNAAKSKKLSGIETYILNLATDEQAIAVAARENATSRKNISDLAYILNDLMKHAKIEESTRLANDVHKAMITGMKKKYGKIRDLGVKQAPFYVLLGARMPAILIESSFISNKTECKRLMTDAYRNDICNTIADGIEKYINATNPQHI, encoded by the coding sequence ATGAACACCGCGCCCAACCGCATATTCACCGTTATTATTTTGATTCTGACCGGCCTTTGCCTGCTTAGCCGGCCCAATGGGACAGCCCTTGCCGCCGATACGGCCAAAGTCAGGTACCTGGCAGCAGATACTTGTTTAAAAAAATTGAAACGCTCTTCAGTGGATATAAACAAGGTATCTGCCTGGCTCAACTGTATTGAAAAATACAAATCCATTCACAGTGACTTTCCCGGAAATTCCTGGGCACCGGCCGGTTTGTATAAAGCCGCAGAGCTCTATTTCCAGCTTGCCAAAAGATCCGGCAATGCCCACTGGAACAGCCAGGCCGATGATATTATCGCCCGCATCAAGCGGTTTTATCCCCAAAGTGCCTACAGAGCCCGTGCCCGAACCCTGGCTGCAGCACACAGTTCAAGACCCCGTCAAAACAACCGTGACATAAAAACAAAACGATCACAAAAAGCATTAACCCGCAATGATAAAGCCATTGCAGAATACCACAAACAAAAACTGGCCCAGGCCGAGGCGGCAGATACCGGGGAATATAAGCAACCCTCAGATATTGTATCGGATATCATAGAAAAAAACACACAGGATACAGCGTATTGCGACCCTGTAGCTGACAAACAAAATGAAACTGATCCGCCGCCCAAGGGAGACACAACAATCACGGACCTACGGTTCTGGTCTAACCCGGAATACACTAGGGTCGTGGTAAATGCAAAGAGTGAACGGAAATACACCCACAAGCTTTTGAAAAAAGATCCACTCCTGCATGTCCCTTTCCAGAGACTGTATGTGGACATCGACCAGGCAAGACTTGGCCGCAATGTGCCGGAGCACACGCCCATCAACGATGATCTGCTCAAACAGGCCCGTGCCGGCCAATTTGCCCCGCACACTGTCAGGGTGGTGGTGGATATAAAAGATTTTGATAATTATAAAATTTTTTCACTAAAAGACCCGTTCCGCATCGTTATTGACCTGTGGGGCAAAAATGCTACCGGCCCCATGGACCAGATTGTCGATGCCGCCCCTGGAACAAAGCCTTTGGATGAAAAGCCGGACCGCGTTACCACAGACAATCTGAAATCTTCCGATATTGCCCGCCAGTTGGCTTTGGGTGTTCGAAAAATCGTCATTGACCCCGGCCACGGCGGCAAGGATCCCGGCGCGCCTGGATATATTAAAGGCGTATGGGAAAAGGATATTGTACTCAAACTGGCAACGACCCTTGCCGAAAAACTGCGCAGCCGGCTGAACTGCGAGGTATTGCTCACCCGAACCACAGACCGGAAACTGACCCTGGAAGAGCGTACCGCCATTGCCAATACCCAGCGGGCTGATCTGTTTATCTCTATGCACTGCAATGCCGCAAAAAGTAAAAAACTGTCCGGCATAGAAACTTATATCCTGAATCTGGCCACGGACGAACAGGCCATTGCCGTGGCTGCCAGGGAAAATGCTACATCCAGAAAAAATATATCGGACCTGGCCTATATCCTCAATGATTTGATGAAGCATGCCAAGATCGAAGAATCTACACGTCTTGCCAACGACGTCCATAAAGCCATGATTACAGGCATGAAAAAAAAATACGGCAAAATCCGTGATCTGGGAGTTAAGCAGGCGCCGTTCTATGTACTGCTTGGCGCACGGATGCCTGCAATCCTCATTGAATCTTCCTTTATTTCCAACAAAACCGAATGCAAACGCCTGATGACCGACGCCTACCGCAATGACATCTGCAACACCATTGCCGACGGGATAGAAAAATATATCAATGCAACCAACCCCCAGCACATATAA
- a CDS encoding ATPase, T2SS/T4P/T4SS family, with product MAERVKSKLSSEKTIINVLKELNYITDKQLKKVLRQNHFSLRIGDLLVEFGYLTQEKLKAALDIQSRDEGKQLGQIIIEHQFMSEHDFLEVLSVQLGFPFVNLSVDDLDAELLNQAPIKWCHSNLFLPVNKEDGRVIVAFADPFNQTSINNAKKLYGDKMEIAISSPGVIDRLLEHLVSGRKSSQEIDENTAMGIVDTIISAGITAGASDIHIEPLKDRLQVKFRIDGILVFHRELPPESTAMVTARIKVLAKADIAEKRRHQDGRMSFDHKGNVYDLRASFYAAVFGEKVVLRILNRIDQIIPIEEIGMSPRMLTRYIRDVLGVPSGVLIITGPTGSGKTTTLYSSIKYIKKPEISIITAEDPVEFVMEGITQCSINPNINLTYEETLRHVVRQDPDVIVIGEIRDNYSAEVAVHAALTGHKVLTSFHTEDSISGLIRLMNMNIEAFLISSTVVCVLSQRLLRKICPHCSQPHKPSGGELKLLNFIPQDISQYNFCKGTGCRNCNYTGYRGRVAVFEMLVLNEKVREAILDHKSTFDIRKISLETTNLVTLMEDALSKAADGITTLDEIFRCVPRLIPPRSIQAIKRLSGI from the coding sequence ATGGCCGAAAGGGTTAAATCCAAATTATCTTCTGAAAAAACGATTATCAATGTCCTCAAAGAGCTTAACTACATCACGGACAAGCAACTTAAAAAGGTACTGCGCCAGAACCATTTCTCCCTCAGGATCGGAGATCTGCTGGTCGAATTCGGGTATTTGACCCAGGAAAAGCTCAAAGCGGCTCTGGATATCCAGTCCAGGGACGAGGGCAAACAGTTGGGGCAGATCATTATAGAGCACCAGTTCATGAGTGAGCATGACTTTTTAGAGGTTCTCTCTGTTCAGCTCGGATTCCCCTTTGTCAATCTGTCTGTGGATGATCTGGATGCAGAGCTTCTGAATCAGGCCCCCATAAAATGGTGCCATTCAAACCTCTTTCTTCCTGTCAACAAAGAGGATGGCCGCGTCATCGTTGCCTTTGCAGATCCCTTTAATCAGACCAGTATTAATAATGCCAAAAAACTTTACGGGGATAAAATGGAGATCGCCATCTCTTCCCCCGGGGTGATTGACCGTCTTCTGGAACATCTGGTGTCCGGACGGAAGTCCAGCCAGGAGATTGACGAAAACACAGCCATGGGCATCGTGGATACCATCATTTCTGCCGGTATCACGGCAGGGGCTTCGGATATCCATATTGAACCCCTTAAAGACAGGCTCCAGGTTAAATTCAGAATTGACGGGATACTGGTGTTTCACCGGGAGTTACCACCGGAATCCACCGCCATGGTTACAGCACGAATCAAAGTACTTGCCAAGGCCGATATTGCTGAAAAAAGGCGGCACCAGGACGGTCGAATGAGCTTTGACCACAAGGGCAACGTCTATGACCTGAGAGCTTCATTTTACGCTGCCGTATTTGGGGAAAAGGTAGTCCTGCGAATTCTCAACCGTATTGACCAAATTATTCCCATAGAAGAGATCGGGATGTCTCCCAGGATGCTCACCCGCTACATTCGCGATGTACTTGGGGTACCTTCTGGGGTATTAATCATTACAGGCCCCACAGGCTCAGGAAAGACCACCACCTTGTATTCCTCCATCAAATACATTAAAAAGCCTGAGATCAGCATCATTACAGCAGAAGACCCAGTGGAATTTGTAATGGAGGGAATTACCCAATGCTCCATCAACCCAAACATCAACCTGACCTATGAGGAAACCCTGCGCCATGTGGTCCGCCAAGACCCCGACGTCATCGTCATTGGGGAAATTCGGGATAACTATTCGGCTGAAGTGGCCGTCCATGCCGCTCTGACAGGCCACAAGGTACTCACTTCTTTTCATACGGAAGACAGCATCTCAGGGTTGATCCGGCTGATGAATATGAACATTGAGGCCTTTTTGATTTCCTCCACCGTAGTCTGCGTCTTGTCCCAGCGACTGCTGAGAAAAATATGCCCTCACTGCAGCCAACCCCACAAACCCTCCGGCGGAGAACTTAAGCTGCTGAACTTTATTCCCCAGGACATTTCCCAGTACAATTTCTGCAAAGGAACCGGGTGCCGAAACTGCAACTATACCGGATACAGGGGAAGAGTAGCGGTGTTTGAGATGCTTGTTCTCAATGAAAAGGTCAGAGAAGCCATTTTGGACCACAAATCCACCTTTGACATCAGAAAAATCAGCCTTGAGACCACCAACCTGGTAACCCTGATGGAAGATGCCTTGTCCAAGGCAGCGGATGGTATTACCACGTTGGATGAAATATTCAGATGCGTCCCCAGGCTAATTCCCCCACGATCTATACAGGCTATTAAACGCCTGTCAGGAATTTAA
- a CDS encoding HDOD domain-containing protein translates to MNQKASILDTLRKYISNQKNFPVLHPDATKIQDEITKKDPDLSRVKQLIIKDPTLTGEILKVANSSYYKGLGEVSTIKEAALRLGQDELFNIVIQVILRKNFSSNTPMIRERQDKLWAHCVATAFATLWLCRHLKLSDLIPNAFIAGLLHDIGKLCLLSAIEQFVTAEKDNAKLTPDLVEKILVNLHEKQGFALLSAWHLPDIYCRIARDHHIDEYEESDTLLVVVRLADMVCNKMEANNPQEDLTFIMGSRETDILGIKETSIALLEIAMEDAGLAKPPSTI, encoded by the coding sequence ATGAACCAAAAAGCGTCCATTCTGGATACCCTTAGAAAATATATTTCAAATCAGAAAAACTTTCCTGTGCTTCATCCGGATGCTACTAAAATCCAGGATGAAATCACCAAAAAAGATCCGGATTTATCACGGGTCAAGCAACTAATTATCAAAGACCCCACCTTGACAGGAGAAATTCTCAAGGTAGCCAACTCGTCTTATTACAAAGGGTTAGGAGAGGTTTCCACTATCAAGGAAGCCGCCCTTCGTTTAGGCCAGGATGAATTGTTTAACATTGTCATACAGGTCATTCTCCGCAAAAATTTTTCTTCAAATACGCCTATGATCAGGGAACGCCAGGATAAACTGTGGGCGCACTGCGTGGCAACGGCCTTTGCCACTTTGTGGTTGTGCCGCCACCTAAAACTTTCGGATCTCATCCCTAATGCCTTTATTGCAGGGCTGCTTCACGATATTGGCAAGCTTTGCCTTTTATCCGCCATTGAGCAATTCGTGACCGCTGAAAAGGACAATGCCAAACTTACCCCGGATCTGGTGGAAAAAATCCTGGTCAACCTTCACGAAAAACAGGGATTTGCCCTGTTATCGGCCTGGCATCTGCCGGACATTTACTGCAGGATTGCCCGGGACCACCACATTGATGAGTATGAAGAATCAGATACCCTCCTGGTGGTCGTACGACTGGCCGATATGGTGTGCAACAAGATGGAAGCCAATAATCCCCAAGAAGATCTAACTTTTATCATGGGGTCCAGAGAAACAGATATCCTTGGTATAAAAGAGACCAGCATTGCTCTGCTGGAAATTGCAATGGAAGATGCGGGTCTGGCCAAGCCACCATCTACGATTTAG
- a CDS encoding phenylacetate--CoA ligase, producing the protein MPIYDIDYETMPREGLEAIQLRRLQTTIERIYATVPFYKETYDKAGIKPSDIKSLDDLRRLPFTTKQDLRDNYPYRMFAVPMEQVVRIHASSGTTGKPTVVGYTKRDISTWADLMARSMAAAGGTPGDIIHNAWGYGLFTGGLGAHYGAERLGASVIPVSGGNTKRQITIMQDFKPTILCGTPSYILHLAEVAAEMGVDFKDLSFKSGIFGAEPWTERMRQELEAKLNLKAVDIYGLSEVMGPGVSVECVEEQKGLHIAEDHFIVEIVDPDTLEPVPPGDPGEIVFTSITKEAFPVIRYRTKDITSLNPVPCTCGRTHIRMNKPTGRTDDMLIIRGVNVFPSQIESVLMESREIAPHYQLVVDRVDNLDTLTVKVEIDESSFSDDIKGLQTMEGKISHDIKEHLGVSAKVSLVEPKTIERSQGKAVRVIDNRQF; encoded by the coding sequence ATGCCCATATACGACATTGACTATGAGACTATGCCCAGGGAAGGCCTGGAGGCGATCCAGCTTCGCCGCCTTCAAACCACCATTGAGCGAATATATGCCACAGTTCCTTTTTACAAGGAGACCTATGACAAGGCCGGGATTAAGCCCTCTGACATAAAAAGCCTGGATGACTTAAGGCGTCTGCCCTTTACCACCAAACAGGATCTTCGGGACAACTACCCTTACCGCATGTTCGCGGTTCCCATGGAACAGGTGGTCCGCATCCACGCATCCTCAGGGACCACGGGTAAACCCACAGTTGTCGGCTACACAAAACGGGATATCAGCACCTGGGCCGATCTGATGGCCAGAAGCATGGCTGCCGCCGGTGGCACGCCAGGGGACATCATCCACAATGCCTGGGGCTATGGTCTTTTCACCGGGGGCCTTGGCGCCCACTATGGGGCAGAACGTTTGGGGGCATCAGTTATTCCGGTTTCCGGCGGTAATACCAAACGCCAGATCACCATTATGCAGGATTTTAAACCCACAATTTTATGCGGTACGCCATCCTATATCCTCCATCTGGCTGAAGTGGCAGCTGAAATGGGGGTAGATTTTAAGGATTTATCTTTTAAATCCGGTATTTTCGGTGCAGAACCTTGGACAGAACGAATGCGCCAGGAACTGGAAGCCAAACTCAATCTCAAGGCCGTGGACATTTATGGCCTGTCTGAAGTCATGGGGCCGGGTGTATCCGTGGAGTGTGTTGAAGAACAAAAAGGCCTTCATATTGCCGAGGATCATTTTATTGTGGAAATCGTAGACCCGGATACCCTGGAACCTGTTCCACCCGGAGATCCCGGTGAAATCGTGTTTACATCCATTACCAAAGAAGCCTTTCCGGTCATCCGTTATCGCACCAAGGATATCACCTCCTTGAATCCTGTGCCCTGCACATGCGGCAGGACCCACATCCGGATGAACAAACCCACAGGTCGTACGGATGATATGCTTATCATCCGGGGCGTCAACGTATTCCCCTCCCAGATTGAAAGCGTTCTTATGGAAAGCCGGGAAATCGCACCCCATTATCAACTCGTCGTAGACCGGGTGGATAACCTGGATACCTTGACAGTCAAGGTAGAAATCGACGAATCCTCATTCAGCGATGACATCAAGGGACTACAGACCATGGAGGGTAAAATTTCCCACGATATCAAGGAGCACTTAGGCGTATCTGCCAAGGTGTCCCTTGTGGAACCTAAAACCATAGAAAGAAGCCAGGGCAAGGCTGTCAGGGTTATAGATAACCGCCAATTTTAA